The Streptomyces sp. DG1A-41 genomic sequence CAGACAGGTCAGGGATCCGGTGAGTCTTCTTGCGTGCATTGCTGCCCTCCTGGGACCAGTCGGTGCTGGCTCAAATCACCAAGTTGGACTTCGATTGATGAAAAGGTGGACCAGAATTCATCGGAGGTCAATGGTTTGCCGTGTTGCTGTTCGGTTGCGCAGGCGATCAGTGCCGGTGTTCGTGGTCCGGGTGGGAGGGGTCGCCGGGGTGTTCGTGGCCTTCGGCGTACACGACGTCCGCGCGGGCCTGGTCGAGCCAGTCGAAGAACGCGCGTCGGGCTGTGGCGTGCCGTAGCTCTTGTCCGATGCCCTCGCGGACGTGGTCGTAGGGGAGGACGTCCGACGGTTCAACGGTGTCGAACGGGTCGACACCGCGCCTCAGTGCCTCGGGGGTGAGGAAGCGGTCTCGGTTGCGGTCGTAGTAGTCCCGTACGGCCGCCTCCGGGATGTGCTGCTCGCGTTCCAGTTCGGCGAGCAGGGCCCGGGCGGCCGGGGAGTGGGCCAGGGCCGCCGCGACGATGCTGCCGAGGTCTGCGACGGCGGTTTCGGGGACGGTGAGCAGGCGCATCGGCAGTACCTCGTCCGGTGGGGCGAGGCCCCGTTCCGCGCAGGCGCGGCGGGCGAGTTCGTCGGTGACGACTATCTGGGTTGCCCAGCGTTGTCGTTGGCGTTCTGCGCGGGCCGAGAGTGCCGCGATGTGTAGTCGTGCGGCTGCGGCGGTGTCGTGGTTGATCGCGCGGTTACCCGCGCCCCTGAGAGGCGCTGTCCCGCCGGCGTTCAAGAAGACGGACACGCGTGCCTTTGGGATCGGGTCCCCATGGACGGTAGCCGCGTAATCCCCCGTCACGGCCTCACCTCCAGCTCTACCGCCTTCGTGTACGCCACGCAGCCGTGCCAGGCCGTCTTCGCCATCAGCCAGTACGAACCGGGTGGGATCGCGTCGCCGTCCACCTCGATCGCGCACTCCAGTTGCTCTCCGCCGGGGACCGTGAAGCCCTGGCAGCCCGGGGTGACGCCCGGCCAGGTGCCCCAGGAGGACACGGCCCACAGGGTGCCGTTGACGGGGCCGCGGGTGGGGTTCCGCAGGGTCACGGGGACCCGGGCCCGCTCGCCCCGGCGTACGGACACCCGCTCAACTCCCAGTTCCGTCATGAGAGTCGGGCCCCTGTGCCCGTCCGGCACGTCCAGGGCCACCACGTCCTCGTACGTCTGGCCGCCGTACGACAGCCGGGCGGCGAGCCAGTGCCGGCCGGGGTCGGGGTCCGGCGGGGGTGTCACCGTGATGTCCGTGAGGGCGAAGCCGCCGGGGCCGAGCGTGTACGGCAGTTCGACGGGCTCGGTGCTCCAGCCGGGCGGTACCTCGAAGGACACCGTGCCCGACACCGGCGCGTCGGTGAGCTCCGAGGAGACCCGGACGGTCGCCGTGACGGGGCCGTCGGCGGTGAGGGCGGTGGGGGAGAGGTACACGGCGACCGGCATGTTGCCGCGTGGGGCGGGGCCGGAGTTGTGCAGCCAGTAGCGGGTGGCGACGGGCTGGGCGGGCTCATGGGCGGCGATGCCGGGACCGGACGCCTGGTGGGGCGGCTCGGCGGGCGTGGCGAGGAGGGTGGCGACCTCGAAGCCGGTCAGGTCGGCTTCGAGGCCGCCGGTCCCGTCCGGGGCGAGAGGCGCCCCGGGCCTCTCCAGGACGTCGGCGCGGGCGCCCGCCGCCCATGCCACCGGCCCGGTCACCCGTGCCCGCACCGGCCGTCCGTCGACCTCGTGCACGCGGACGACGAGGCCCCGCCCAGGATCCACGGGCGCCTCGCTGCCCCGGGCCAGCGGGGAGCCGAGCGGCTTGAGCGCGTCCAGCAGCACCTCGCCGACGGGTTCCAGACCGAGCAGGGTGGCCTTCCTCGGCAGGGCACCGGAGGACTGGCGCAGCCGGGCCGTCAGCGGACGGTTGTACGCGTGGCCCGCCTGCGGCAGGCGCAGTGCGCGCCAGTCGCCCGTGCCCGCGACGACGGCGTACTCGAAGGTGTGCGACCAGCGCTGGAGCTGGAACCCCGAGCCGTCGGGGGCGGTCCGGCGCGGCGGGTCCACCCAGATCCCGGACGGCCAGCCGGTGCAGGAGCGCATCAGGGACATGTAGAGGTCGCCGGAGGCGGTGACCACGCAGCCGGGCGTGCCGCGGTTGAGGATCGCGAAGCTGCGGCCGTCCCAGGCGTCGCCGGGCGGCAGGGCCTCGCCGCCGCCGGCGGCGGTGGCGCTCACCGTGAAGTCGTCCAGGTCGGCGACGATCGCGTCGACCGCCTTGGCGTCGTCCTGG encodes the following:
- a CDS encoding peptidyl-prolyl cis-trans isomerase produces the protein MSVFLNAGGTAPLRGAGNRAINHDTAAAARLHIAALSARAERQRQRWATQIVVTDELARRACAERGLAPPDEVLPMRLLTVPETAVADLGSIVAAALAHSPAARALLAELEREQHIPEAAVRDYYDRNRDRFLTPEALRRGVDPFDTVEPSDVLPYDHVREGIGQELRHATARRAFFDWLDQARADVVYAEGHEHPGDPSHPDHEHRH